The Cryptococcus deuterogattii R265 chromosome 6, complete sequence genomic sequence CACCATTCAAAAACACCATCTCATGATCTAAAATCCCCGTTCCACACCCTCCATGAACAAACGGCAACTCGTCTGCTGGGGGGAAGATGGCTTTATCTTCAAGAATTCCTGCGAGGTCCGCATTTCGTGAAGCTTTTTGAGACTGGCCTGCCGCGAGGTGGACATTGATAAAACAGATGGATGTGTCATCTATCACGAAACGAGAAACGATAGCTCCCTTGTTCCCGTATATCCCACCTATACCTCTATTTTTTGCAAAAATCTCGAAATCAGCTTTCCGATCATTCCAACACAAAGGGACTTACCGCTTGACAGTGGTAATATCAAGATCTCGTAAGAAATCCTTCTCTGATTGTTTCACAAAGATACACGTAAACAAGCCTACAAGACTCTCTGAATGGATCTTCACATAAGGACAATCTGAAGGGAAAGCCATCTTGACTGCTGATTGAAGCTTTTCTAACCAGTGTCGATAGGCGTGTGATATCTTGTCTGCTGATGCCCCGCCATCTTTGGATTTGTTTCCGAAAAGTAGTGTCTCTATCAAGGTGTTCAAAATAAATTAATGATCAGCGGAAATTGCCCCATTTGTCTGCTTACCAAACAAGGATTAAGGAttggtggagagagagagagagaggggaggacGTACTGGCAGTATATTTTTTATCAGTCAACGGGATGACTTCTTGGAAACCAAACACGATGATATCCGGTGAATCCACAGACCTCAGCACATCTTCCAAGAAATGGGCGTTGGCGACTGATCCATTCAGATCTGTAGGTTTGGCAGAGTCAATGTTCCATGTACAGATCAAAACGTTGACGGGACGGAATGTGCAGAATGATGATTGACGTGCAGCGAGTTGTTTGTCTAGAAGCAAAGCAAAGCGCAAAATAAAGATGTGGAGATTAGTGGACATGGGCAAAGCAGTCAAAGATGGGGGAAACACGGCTTACCGATCCAGTCGACAGAGAGGAGACCGTCCCATGCTCGTACGGCGTCCCGGGCAAAAGACCAACACGTATATCTGCCCGCAGCTTGAATCGAGTATGGGTCAACCACCAACGATTGCACAGGATTATCGCTATTAAGTCCATCAGCacaccttcttttccctttttttcctaTTGAAACCATTTATTGAACTTACGGATGCCCAATCCATATATTCGCCGCCAACCATGGTTGTTCTCTTACATCAAACACATGAATCTGCCCTTTCCTATTCCCCGTCCATAAATACTCTCCTACACCTTCCAAAGCGAGCACATCTGTCGAACTAATCTTCAGCACCTGCTTACACACCAActccttcccatcccacACACTGACAAACCCGCCCTCATGGCCAAGAAAGATGGTATCTCGATGTAGAGGCATGTGAGTCGCCGACGTGACGGCGCCAGCCCATTCGGATGCGAAAATCGTTTTAGGCGGGGGCATCTGCCCCGGTGAGCATGGGTTGTATATCCGGACGGTAGGGCCCTTGGAAGTAGCCGACGATGTAGTCGACCGGGTAAGTGGACCGCTTGATGTCCACAGTTTCCCACAGAGGAATTTGGCGAACCCGAATTTATCGCCGATCCGTAATGATGTCGCCATGGTCGGTGGTCTTCCTTCTACATCGCCTACATCAAACACGATTAATTTCCCGCCTTCATCCAACGAAATGATATTCTTGCGATGCCGCCAGATATAGCTGATGGAAGACGTATGTACAAACGGCTTGGTGCTGGTCACCTCCCCGGTAGAAATATCAAGTTCCCACAGATGCCCATCCTTTGTGCCGCACCAGAGATacctcccttcctctttctccgTCGCGCCCGGACGGAAACACATTGCCGTCACTTTCGGGTCCTTCCCCCTGCTCTCCAACCCCGTCTCCTTCAAGTCTACCACACTGATCGCATGATCCGACAACTGGGTATCGTAGACCCGTACATGATGTGCACCCGTGCAAACATATCGTCCATGAACAGCAAAAGCCGAAACATGGTGGCATTCTTTGATACGAATGTCGGGGACGAACGCCGGGGGGCGACGGTTGGCTTCGGTCATATCCGGGTACTCGTCCAGCATCCTTTTCGCCTGGGCGGACAGGTTGGTAACCGCTCCAGGCTCTTCAggctcgtcatcttcgtctgaatatacttcttcttcaccaagaCTAAGACTTGTAGCTGATGCAGAGTACTTTTCTTGGGTAATAGAGCCCGTGCGAGTAATGGTGTTGGATCGACGAGGAGGGgaaccaccaccaccacgaACACTCCCATTCCCGCTACCGGCGCTGCTGCCTCGATTAAGAGTAGCACTCCGAAGAAGTGGTGGGGGAGGACCGCCCGAGTTGGAACGAGCCTTGGATGGGGATGCCGGGTGTGCCGGGGGAGGGGGCGGGGGTGGGTTCATGGAGGTACTGCCACTCCCGTAATTGCTGGAAGAGGTAGATCCAGCAGCggcaggagcagcagaGGCGTGTCGAGCCGgtaaaggaggaggaggtggacCTGCGGTGATTGCGCTTGATTCACTTTCGGATCGGCTGACCGTATTAGCTCTCGACCGAAGGGGCAACGGCGGGGGAGCAGTAACAGGCGAAGTAGCAGTGGCTGTGGCAGGAGCCGGCGCAGGAACAGGGGCAGTATTGTCATGGATTGTGTGTAGCAATGGAGTACTAGCGAGTGCAGGTGGAGAGACGACAGATGCGGTGCTGGGATCAAGCGTTTCTGGCGAAGAAATGGTCGGTCGACGAACAGGGAGCTGGGGCGGTTGAGGGCGCTcgggtggtggaggggggGCTGTAGATTCAGGAGCACTGGAGCTGCGAGGTGGGATGATGGGTTTGTTGCCTGGTATAGGAGGAGGAGTAGTGTTGGGTGTGGGGACATTTGATTCGGGACGGGAGATGGGTGCGGGGCTGGCTGTAGTCCGTGGAGGAGGTTTGTGTGCTCTGTTTATGGGAGGAGGACCGGAAACGGCTGGAGGTGGAGTTAGAGCTGGAGAGGATGTACGTGAGATaggtggcggaggaggtGCAGACGGGTGTGAAGAGTAATCATTGGTATGTGAAGGCACCTCGTCCTCTGATGGCGGGGACAACACCACAGGTGATGTCTTGCCGTCCAATGTTCGTTGTATgactggaggaggaatagGTGCAGGTGAAGGGCCGCGCGAAGACACAGGAGAATCATGTAGTGGTGCAGCCTTGACGACCGGCACTGGCGCTGTTGTGGGAACATCCACAGGCTTTCGCGATGCAGCTCCGCCTGTCTGAGCTTGACCGCTGAACCTTTCACGAAGAGCCTTTACAGATGTGATCATAGGctcgtcctcatcgccTTCTGAACCTGACGGAGTGACAGCGACAGATCGCGGTTTGCTGGGGACAGAAGGGGCCGACTTGGGAAGGGGTGCAGGTGCAGGGGTTAAAGCAGGTGATAGTGCAGTAGGCGAGGACGAGACTGTGTCTGACGGGTTAAGATGGGAATCAGACGCTGTGCTCAAGACAGAAGTGACTGAAGCGGTTGATTGATGTGTCTGGAAAGATGGTTTGGGAGTCGTAGGCCTGCTGGGAGCTTGACGAGGTGCAGGGCTTACGGGACGTGAGGCTGgttttggtggtggtgcagGCTGTGGAGAGTGAGCAGAGATGTGTACAACtgggaaaaaaggactTGCCTTGACCTTCCGACCCTCGACACCA encodes the following:
- a CDS encoding type I inositol-1 produces the protein MASAPHENDGERPQSIAALRSKFESLAVAGGHAAPTEAHPATDDHAAVSSIRNGLLSPRPETGVEGRKVKPAPPPKPASRPVSPAPRQAPSRPTTPKPSFQTHQSTASVTSVLSTASDSHLNPSDTVSSSPTALSPALTPAPAPLPKSAPSVPSKPRSVAVTPSGSEGDEDEPMITSVKALRERFSGQAQTGGAASRKPVDVPTTAPVPVVKAAPLHDSPVSSRGPSPAPIPPPVIQRTLDGKTSPVVLSPPSEDEVPSHTNDYSSHPSAPPPPPISRTSSPALTPPPAVSGPPPINRAHKPPPRTTASPAPISRPESNVPTPNTTPPPIPGNKPIIPPRSSSAPESTAPPPPPERPQPPQLPVRRPTISSPETLDPSTASVVSPPALASTPLLHTIHDNTAPVPAPAPATATATSPVTAPPPLPLRSRANTVSRSESESSAITAGPPPPPLPARHASAAPAAAGSTSSSNYGSGSTSMNPPPPPPPAHPASPSKARSNSGGPPPPLLRSATLNRGSSAGSGNGSVRGGGGSPPRRSNTITRTGSITQEKYSASATSLSLGEEEVYSDEDDEPEEPGAVTNLSAQAKRMLDEYPDMTEANRRPPAFVPDIRIKECHHVSAFAVHGRYVCTGAHHVRVYDTQLSDHAISVVDLKETGLESRGKDPKVTAMCFRPGATEKEEGRYLWCGTKDGHLWELDISTGEVTSTKPFVHTSSISYIWRHRKNIISLDEGGKLIVFDVGDVEGRPPTMATSLRIGDKFGFAKFLCGKLWTSSGPLTRSTTSSATSKGPTVRIYNPCSPGQMPPPKTIFASEWAGAVTSATHMPLHRDTIFLGHEGGFVSVWDGKELVCKQVLKISSTDVLALEGVGEYLWTGNRKGQIHVFDVREQPWLAANIWIGHPDNPVQSLVVDPYSIQAAGRYTCWSFARDAVRAWDGLLSVDWIDKQLAARQSSFCTFRPVNVLICTWNIDSAKPTDLNGSVANAHFLEDVLRSVDSPDIIVFGFQEVIPLTDKKYTAKTLLFGNKSKDGGASADKISHAYRHWLEKLQSAVKMAFPSDCPYVKIHSESLVGLFTCIFVKQSEKDFLRDLDITTVKRGIGGIYGNKGAIVSRFVIDDTSICFINVHLAAGQSQKASRNADLAGILEDKAIFPPADELPFVHGGCGTGILDHEMVFLNGDLNYRIDQRRENVISSIANGELAYLLEHDQLRKEMRTNHAFRLRNFAEAPITFAPTYKYDPGTHDYDSSEKRRIPAWCDRILYKKSPRVHALNYQRYEPTVSDHRPVSAGYTVTLKAIDSLKMMDVRREVAGEWAEREKELLEKMREVFDGIE